One window of the Mycoplasmopsis anatis genome contains the following:
- a CDS encoding aminotransferase class V-fold PLP-dependent enzyme, translated as MIKNAIIFAAGKGSRLTTYTKHVPKPLIKILNKETDEDEALIERNIKFLHQSGIKDIYIVVGYLKKQFNYLTKKYGVTLIENDKFEYENNISSLAVSIQHWGDTLYIEGDIYLTRNIIPDLIEEIKQSNYKSIYWGAEDEHINETCFILRNNLIVGQYAKNMIKGDLKWTGLGYINKDFGDYMRSRFEEYYSIPENKQNYYEQFLWSLGQPVECHKIDKSNFYEIDNFYDLISVDERYRTHDLVKLWTPGPTNIDQEISDLILKGIVHHRSNLAEFYITKLHDNLKKMFNTTKATPIAITASGTGVMESAVVNLIESTDKVILISVGDFGDRFYEILKLYIKDHNNIFFFRYPDYSTYNIDDFKHLIPEVKAVFVTHHETSTGVLNNISELGKLTKNTDALLVCDSVSSVLNEEFNFDDWSVDIAFASSAKGFSIYPGLSIVCISEKAEKVIQKCTTPRYYFDYRKYLKYYRDYKQTPFTPAINLIVSMSESIDIMNNTSLQVINQKKWEVFNYLNDELEKLNFVNKVPVELRTCSMLCMEAPKGIDCEKMRNYVSSNSNNYFELGRTEKRHSVIRVGISRLITIDDAKIVVKNIKKFIESEKNEK; from the coding sequence ATGATTAAAAACGCAATAATCTTTGCTGCGGGTAAAGGTAGTAGATTAACCACTTACACAAAGCATGTACCTAAACCGTTAATTAAAATTTTAAATAAAGAAACTGATGAAGATGAAGCTTTAATTGAAAGAAATATTAAGTTTCTTCACCAAAGTGGGATCAAAGATATTTATATTGTAGTTGGTTATTTAAAAAAACAATTTAACTATTTGACTAAGAAATACGGTGTTACTTTAATTGAAAATGACAAGTTTGAATATGAAAATAACATCTCTTCTTTGGCTGTTTCAATTCAACACTGAGGTGATACATTATATATAGAAGGAGATATTTACTTAACAAGAAATATTATTCCAGATTTAATTGAAGAAATTAAACAATCAAACTATAAGAGTATTTATTGAGGTGCTGAGGACGAACATATTAATGAAACATGTTTTATTTTAAGAAATAATTTAATTGTAGGTCAATATGCTAAAAATATGATCAAAGGTGATTTAAAATGAACCGGATTAGGATATATTAACAAAGATTTTGGTGATTATATGAGATCGCGTTTTGAGGAATATTATTCAATTCCTGAAAACAAACAAAATTATTACGAACAGTTTTTATGAAGTCTTGGTCAACCAGTTGAGTGTCATAAAATTGATAAATCGAATTTTTATGAAATAGATAATTTTTATGACTTAATAAGTGTTGATGAACGTTATAGAACACATGATTTAGTGAAATTATGAACCCCCGGTCCAACAAACATAGATCAAGAAATTAGTGATTTAATTCTCAAAGGAATTGTTCATCATCGTTCAAATTTAGCTGAGTTTTATATAACAAAATTACATGATAATCTAAAAAAGATGTTTAATACAACTAAAGCCACACCAATAGCTATAACTGCCAGTGGAACGGGAGTTATGGAATCTGCTGTAGTAAATTTAATTGAGTCTACGGATAAAGTAATTTTAATTTCAGTTGGAGATTTTGGTGATAGGTTTTATGAAATTCTAAAACTATATATTAAAGATCATAATAATATTTTCTTCTTCAGATATCCTGATTATTCAACTTATAATATTGATGATTTCAAACACTTAATCCCTGAAGTTAAAGCTGTATTTGTTACGCACCACGAAACAAGCACAGGAGTGCTAAATAACATTAGTGAATTAGGAAAATTAACAAAAAATACTGATGCTTTATTAGTTTGTGATTCAGTATCTTCTGTATTGAATGAAGAATTTAATTTTGATGATTGATCTGTAGATATTGCATTCGCTTCTTCGGCAAAAGGTTTTTCAATTTATCCAGGTCTTTCAATTGTATGTATTTCAGAAAAAGCCGAAAAGGTAATTCAAAAGTGTACAACTCCAAGATATTATTTTGACTACAGAAAGTACTTAAAATACTATAGAGATTATAAACAAACTCCTTTTACACCCGCAATTAATTTAATTGTTTCAATGTCTGAATCAATTGATATTATGAATAATACTTCATTGCAAGTAATTAATCAAAAGAAATGAGAAGTATTCAATTATTTAAATGATGAACTTGAAAAATTAAATTTTGTTAATAAAGTTCCTGTAGAGCTTAGAACATGTTCAATGTTGTGTATGGAAGCTCCTAAAGGTATAGATTGTGAAAAAATGAGAAATTATGTATCAAGCAATTCAAATAATTACTTTGAACTAGGGAGAACCGAAAAAAGACACTCAGTAATAAGAGTTGGTATTTCTAGATTAATTACTATTGATGATGCTAAAATAGTTGTAAAAAACATTAAAAAATTTATTGAAAGTGAAAAAAATGAAAAATAA